The genomic window AAACAGTACTTCCGTATATAAGGATTCCAACGCGCAAGTCCTTCGTGAACCTGGCGAGTCACAGCAGAAGTTCATCATTCACGGGATTCGCGCTCGGCCCCGCCCATTGAACTTTGAAGATGCAGAGTATGTTCGCTGCCTGTGGGCTACCAATCCGGAAAAGCGAAATGAAAAGTGTGGACAGTTCTTTCTCAAGCCAGAGCAGATGTGGAACCACATCATGACAAAACATCTCGACGAGCAAGCAAACGAAGGCGGGCAGTTTAGCAACAAAGAGAGGAAATTTGTATGTACTTGGGGCGAGTGCTCCAAGTATGCTGCTCCAACGAGCCTTCACTTGCAGGACTTTGCGCGCCATGTCAACACTCACATAATGGCTACTCTTCCCAACGATACCAACAACTCGCAAAAATCTTGGGTTGTGCCAGCCAAGACTATGGCGGTTACATATgaagagacgatgacggtCCGGGATGAGAGAAACCCCAACCTGCCCCCTCAGGCAGCTGGTATTCCTCTCAGTGCCGTTCTGGTGCTACGCAATATTGCGCGAAACGTTGTCAAGACCGAAGCAGAGGAGGAACTTCTCAAGATGCAAGAGCCCAACAGCTCTGAAAAGGGTGGTTGGAACGAGAAGCTATTCCGGGCTGTTTTGCCTCGGCTATTTGAGGTTCTCGCCGAGAATCGGGCTTTGGTAAGTCATTCTGATCTATGTTATGGCCATCTCAGAAATGTTCCTGGATCGACACTAACAACAAAAAGGGTCCGTATATTTCATCACTACTGGACTTGATCCGTCCTAAAACGCAGCCtggggatgaagaagaatacTGAAGATGATTGTCATCTAATGCACTGATGATTCATGTGCAGGTTGTTGGAAATTCCAACGAGCAAAGAGGCTATTCTTTCGGTGTGCATCTGGTATAGCAGAAGATGGGGAGTTCTGGGTTCTACTTGTGTTTTGGTTGAGAATACGTGTATACTACGATGGCATGGTTTTACATGATAATATCCTTCGCAGAGGCGTTGAGGAGCCATAAGCTTAGGAAGGACAATTATACGAATTGGCCTGACTACTGGAAGCTGTCTTGCGTCCCCGatcatgttgttgttgtttcaAGCCAGACCGAATCACTTGAATGATCGACAGGATAGTTGTATTGTACCCCATTACGCCCTTCAGAGCCTGCATGTAGTCCAGCTCAAATGTATCGAGGCTGTAGGCTGGGCCGGTCGGCATTTGATTGGAGTGTTGATCAAACTTGAGAACAAATCCCTCCAACAAGCCCGTATCAAAATTGGCAAGTTTTTCCGAATACAAACGCCGACTATCCGCTTGTTGCCCCCCGATACACACCTCCCATGGGGATGTCACACCAGTGGCTGGATGATTACCCAACCATCAATTCTTCACAGAACCAAATGACAAAAGTGCTGGCCATTGCGTCAATGTTTGGCTTCCCACATTTCAGTGGAGTTGGTGGGCTTTGTTATCAGTACATGTCAAGTATGTTATTCCCCCCAGGACTTGTGGAAATAcgactactactagtactactatactccgtagaccgTGGTGTAAAAGTCGATCAGGTCTTGGGGATCAGAGCGACACCCGCCCTGCCAGCAATTGTGGATGTAACACACCGGCAACGCAGCTAGATGCGTCAACACTTGATCTCAATGGCTGCGAGGTGGAGATCCGTTACCTGTGCGGGTGGAGCTAATAAACGGAGCTCAGAAATGTGTCTGCCTAAATAAAGGATGGACCTGCCATGTCTTCCTTGGGCGGTATATTTTGTGATTATTGTTTGAAACTGCAGGCTGAGCCAAAACCTAAAGTCGCCCTGGCGAGCAACTCCCTTTGGCCTTGCCAAACAGGCAAGTCCCGTCTCGACATGGAGCGTAAGCTTTCAAGTACTTTATCGACCAATAGTTCTGCATGGGCCTTCGAATAGGGTCACGCAAAGCATCCCAAATGCTTTTAAAGTCCAGCCTCGACGAACGGCAACAGGAACGCTTGTTCTCTCCTCTTTTTTATTGATAGTGGCGAAGTGAGTATGAGCAAGGTCTTCACACGCCACGATTATGTTTCGCGGCACTGCTGCTGGACTGTAAACAAACGTCTCATGCATATCTTGGTGTAGCTCATTCGGATCGGTGTGCGGCTGGCCAATCACTCAAGCCTTTTCAAGCAGTCAGCTTGGGGGAGCTCTTCTACCAGCGCTAAAAGTGCGCCAAGATTTATGCACAGGGATGTGCTTGTGCTGTACAGAGTATATCTGTGCTATTCTGAGTGCCGGCTTTAAACTAGTTGTCAGAGGCAGCTTGGCAATCTCCTACCACCCCGGACCTGGTCGGGGGGCTTACCGCTAGCAAGTTCTGCAGTTTGGCACAAGCCGAGTGGACAGGTTTCTCCTTTTTGACTATTCCGCCATATCGACGCTGTTGGTGAAGTGTTCCGCGAATCTTGGCGAGGGGACGTTGTTAaatgtagtagtactccgtatgtagaTTTTCTATACTGGCGACTAACTAGGATGTGTTTCCATTGAAATGGGGGGGGGGAACAGGCCTGTTGATTCCTTGGAATAGTTGTTTGCTTTGttgaagagaaaaaaggaagaacAAAATTTTCAGAAAAGGGCCAATTACGCCGCCTGAAGAAATGGGCTTTTGTCTGTTGCCTCCTCAATTTCAGGTGAAATCTCGCTACACGCCCTGGGTCCGTTCATCGCCAATgtgctccgtgctccgtatcAAGACTGTAATGCGATGTGCGAGGTGTCGGGCAACATGGCTGATTCGACTTGAGTTGTCGAGCTGTCAAGGTTGTTACAACACAGCAGACCGGGGGAGAGAAAACTCAGCATGACCACATGACCAGTGGTGAGATTGCCTCATTGACATCCCAGCTCAGGGCGTACAACAAACTGGGCCACGGCTTGGATCCCCACGTTCCGAGCTTCAGGGTCCCCATGGGCTCGGGAGACTAGGGGATAGCTTTGACCATCAACCATGGCTTCTCGTCTGCGAATGGAAGAGCAGTAAATGGTCCGTGTCTTTTCGGCTAAAGTAATTGTCCCATGTCATGGAGCTGCTTGGCTGCTCCGGGTTTCGGTCACTGTTGGGTCTGAATCTCTGCGTTTGCAGGTACTAGAGTCCTTCTCCCCCCTCCCGGCCCTCGTTGACGTGCTCCGCGGCTGATGGCCCCCCGTTGTCGAGCCTATACGGGCCTTGTAGGGTTCCTCCAAAACATTCCTAGTGTGCTGCGGAAGAACGGATCCGCGAGCTCTCAAACCGCTTCACCCGCTCATGCTGCTGCCTAACAAGCTACTATCAGTCAGCCACACCGAGCTCTAGgagcggccaggccagggATCAGAAAAGCTATCCCGAAAACGCTTGCATACTGCACCGGAGCGCAGAGGCTATGCGCTGCGTGTGCGCAGTGAAATGGGAGGCCAACAGGTGTTCGCATGCCGTCACAAGCGGCCAGTAGAGGCGGGCAGACCAGGAGCACTTCTCATGGGAAAACAGAACGTGCATTCCAGACGTAATCGAAGCCGCATACAGCCAATGGATAGGCTCGGAGGGGTTATCAATGCGttcatgatgatgcagatggCTCTCGATGCATGCTCGTCTTTCTCTTGACAAAGCGGAATTCTTCAaaaagtacggagtacggacTGGACTGGGCGCCTCTTCCAGTGTTTTCACACGTTGGGGGCAGGAGCGAGCCACCTGCATCGCGGCAGGCAAGAAATGGACAGGCAGCTGGCGTCAGCGTAGACGCCTGCCAGGGCCACGCACTTTTTGCAAGTTCTGATTTTACACTCCATCACATCCGGGTTTTCCTGCAACGAGGCGGTCTTGCAACACAGGCTGGTTCCCCACATCAAGCCTACCGTTTAAGACTGTCGATCATATGAAGCGGTAGGGCGtagccgtggccatggagcTTGGACGTTTGCTAATTGTCTGCTTTCAGGTTTTCAATGGCTACAAGACTACTCCATACAACTCCTCAAAGCCTACAACTTACCTTGGGTAGGTAGCCACTATTCAGCCGGAGATATGTACCTGAAAAGCGCTCCTAGGAAACCTGTCTGATTGGACATTTGCCTCCAGTCGTCTGACCAGACCTATCTATATGGACTCCTAGCCCGTAGTCCTAAACCTCGGTCAAGCTCGACGCCAGGCGATGTTGCTGGTCACTGTACTTTATACCTTGTAAAAATCATGCGTACTTACTGACCTGCTTTATATACAGCTAACAAACTAAATCCCCAGCGTCATGCACCCTTGAGATTCGATCCACTGTGGAGATACCCGAAGAATGTCACGATAGATGATGGAGTGTGTCATGCAACATTCACGATCCACTAGTTGAGTGGTCTGCTCAAGCTAGCAGAGATGGGCTCCCGGCAGTTCCATCTCGGACTGCTGCACTGGCCCGTGCGGACGATGGCAAGACATGTTCTGAGTGAAATCAAATGGAAACCAATTCGGCCATGTTCGAATTTCTTGGGTTTATTTACACTGATGTTGGACCGATGCCAGCCGAGTTTTTTGACCTGAGCCTGTATGGTGCGTGTACACCTGGTAGAGTTCGGCGGAAACAAGCTGCAACTTTGACTGCTGCGGGTGCTGGTAAGCAGTACGAAGCACGAAGCGCGGCGGGTGGTAAAAGCTGCCAAGCTGGGGTGGACCACGAGAAAGACGCATTCGAAAAGTTCGTTACCGGTATTGAACTAATGATTGTCCATCTCAAAAACGGTATGTTCCTGGAGTTCGGCTGTCTTGCCGTACCCACCGTATGCGGGACCGTTTCTGAGCATAAATTCTCAAACAGCCACGGCACGAGTCTCCATTCGGCGACGCCACATCTCTTTGTGCCAAAATCAGGAACAGGGGTTCAGACGCGGGCGTTCTGTCACTTTGTCCTGTTAGACATGCAGGCAGGGGATAGAGCTTGGATGGAGACCTGGCGTCCCTCATGAACGGCGGTCCCAAGCTGGTGGAAGCTGCTGGTCTCACTCCCCCAGCACTCTGGTACGTAGCCCTGAGAGCCTCCTTTTAAGGCTGGGGATTAGAGTATGGCAATACCTTGATCGTTCCTTTTCTACCAAGACAGGCTCCAAGTTTTCGGTCGCGGAACGAGCTACCACTGGTCTCCCCCTGGATTGGATAGATAATAAGGGTCTTACGATGAAGCTTGTATCTGCTAGGCCCTGTGCTCGACACTACGGGGACCTCCAACTAACTGTCATCATCGCTGCCTGTCTAGGTGTTTAGGGAGTTAATATGAAGATACCAATGGTGTACACACTGTCGACCCTACGATGTCCAGTTTTTCACAATCTTACGGAGTATATTTTGCAAAGAAAGTATGCTCGTCCATGAAAGCAGATCGATTCGAAGCATGCTACGTACTCAATGAGAGCCACTGACTGCATCACAGCTGTTATTGTGATATTACTCGCGCTCATCCCAGCCAGCCTGGCTTTGATCATATGACCTTCCTTTGCTCCACCGCTATTTACCACCCTTGCGCATCTTGGTAAGAtgcgcgtcgtcgcaaaGAGCGAccaaggtacggagtactccgtcctatcggctgctgctgctgctgcacaaAAAAATGGCATCTACCCCCTTTCTATGAATGGGGTCAGGACACTGTTGTCACAACCTCATTTCGTCAAAGATGCCCAGGTCATGTGAGACATTCCGCATTCCTCAGCCTCCGCAATAGTCGGAAGCATTGGGATAGGGGCTTGTAGTTTCAGCGTCAATTTCATTCCCTGTCAACTGGCGTACGTAGCCAGTTGTCAAGCCATCTGGTGCTGCAATAACTCCGTACAGCCTTTGTCCCATTGCGTCGGAAACAAGATGGATGCCGCCATGCATACCAAGGCACACCAAGGCACTCACACAAGCCTGGAGAGCTGCCATGATGTGAGACAAGCGAAGCCCAAGCTTTCGTGCAGGATGAACAATCGCCTCTGCTTGCAGCTTGCAGagaagggaagggaagggagGCTCCACTGACGCAACGCaaccctcctcttctccagcAGAACCCCGGTTTTCGTGACGCGAGAAGCCCAACCGACACCGGTCTGAGATCTAGTTGCCGCCGCATTCGCCACCTCGTTCCCCGGTGCCGCTGCCAGTAATGGCTCTTGCTCAGTGTGATCGCCGCGATGGAGACCTTCGGTGTcgcgtgtacggagtaaggcAGCGCGCTTCTAGGGCTGGGGAAGTTCTGCCAAAACGCCACAAGCCTTCTTCGGACTCTATTGCGGCGCATTCGTCAGCAGAGCGGCAGCTGACCTGGAACGTGAGAGTACGGactatgtacggagtaccaccACCAGGGCCGAGGACGACAAACGCCGGAACTGCTCATCTCACGGCCTCCGCCCCAGTCGCCATTTGTTATTAATAGCATTGAGTCCCCCGGAGGCCCCGTATCAATCACTCTTCTCGCTTGACCTCGGTGCCGTTTCGTCGTTCTTTTCAAGCAGCAGGCAGTGACTTACAGGCTTCGTGCAACGTCACACAACACCGCTCCGGAGTCATTGACATCCTTCACAGCCCACAAAAGATAGGATTTCATCCACAGCAGTTCGAAGTACTGTACACAGCAGAGttgactacggagtacggagtagacagCTCAGAACTGACACTTCATCAGCAAGATCGACGGTACGGCTCAGCCAAGACCAGGACGTGCGTTATCCATTTGTCGAGACCTGGGCAAACGGGCAGATCCCGAAACCCCGTCGTTAGACATCATCCATCAGCCAGGAGCAGCGAGTCGAAATTTTTTTTGCCGGCTTCCAGAAGGAGGGTGAACGCAGTAGGGAAGCCACgtcgaaaaaagaaaaaagtttCGCCTCACAGCCATTGTGTCCCTGCCCGGACATCCCGCCGAAAGAACCCTGACTAGGCCCTGCAGTAGCGCAAGCCAGGTTCCCACGCGCCGCCACGTCCGACCCAGATTGACACTCCACCTTGGCTCCAACGATCCCAGTCATCTCACTCATCCCAGTCGCCCAGGCCTCAGGTTGCACCGCTCTTCTCCACTGCATTTTTACTTACAGTACCTTGTTGATCTGAACAAGCCAACTGTGCTCAACTGTGCTCAACCGAAGGTCCTCGCAAGTCTGGACCCCACCCAGCCGTTGTCTTGACTCCTAGAGACATTCATTCGTATATCAGGACCTCTTCCTCACCCCGAAAACAAGACTCGCCTGGCTCTCTCTTTTACATCCCGTTGTTTAGCTCTCCAGATACCCGTCCCGTCCTCCCCTCTGCCCGCTCTccaaggctgttgctgtttgACAGACTTTTGGACCTTGTCCCTTCACGCAACACCCTCCTCCTAACACTCAGTCTTATCGCAATCAACATCAATCACAATGTCTTTCGCTGCGCGAAACGCCCTGCGGCTCTCCCGAGCTGCCTCTCCTCGCATTGCCGTCCCTCGACCTACTGCCCGCCTTTTCTCTGCCTCCCGCATCAACGCCGTATCCGACACACCTCAGAAGAAGAGCGTTGTCCGCGAGAAGGAAGTACCAGTTACTGTCTACGGTGCTGGTCAGGGACAAGGGGATAAACACACTGTTCACGTTCCTGAGGACGCTGCTCAAGTCCCCTACGACAGCCCTGTTCCTCCTGTCGAGTATGATCTCGTTCAGCCCCTGGGTAAGAAAGTCTACGAGGCCATGCCTCACACCATGCGCAACATGAGTGTCTACGGCaaggtcatcatcatcactggTGGTGCTCGTGGGCTGGGCAACCACATGGCCCGCGCCTGTGCCGAAGCTGGTGCTAAAGCCATTGTCATTTTCGATGCCAACCAGGATCTCGGTGACGAAGCTGCTGCCGAGCTTCATGACAAGTCGGGTCTTCCCGTCTCCTTCTTCAAAGTGGATGTCCGCGATGGGGCCGCCATCAACGCTGCGGTCGAGTCTGTTGTTGAGCTCTATGGTGCTCCCGATGTCCTTGTCAACTCTGCCGGTATCGCCGATTCCAATATCAAGGCCGAGACTTACGACCCTGCCATGTTCCGCCGCCTCATTGATATCAACCTCACTGGCTCCTTCCTCATGTCCCAGGCTGTTGGtcgcgccatgatggccgctgGTAAGCCTGGTAGCATCGTTCTTGttgcctccatgtccggtTCCATTGTCAACTACCCACAAGAGCAGAGCTGCTACAATGCCTCAAAAGCCGGCGTAATCCAGTTCGCCAAGTCGATTGCTGCTGAGTGGGCCAAGTACAAGATTCGTGTCAACTGCATCTCCCCTGGTTACATGGACACTGCCCTGAACCGTGTTCCCGCCCTTGAGGCCCAGAAGAAGATCTGGAAGTCCCTGACTCCCCAGGATCGTCTTGGTGGCGTTGACGAGCTCAACGGCCTGTGCGTCTTCCTCGCATCCGACGCTTCTAGCTTCATGACTGGCTCCAACGTTATTATTGATGGTGGCTATTCCTGCTACTAAGCAAGTTGTTGTCATGAGGTGTGCCTCAACCTTCTTTTCTTCACAACATATACATACATTCTACATAATGCTCTGGAGGATCACGCTCTAGAGGACCAAGGTCGGAGAGCACTGTGTCTGACACAGCCAGCTTTATAAAGGCGGCGATTTACGTCAATGTCTCTTAATCATCATACCTCAGAGCCCACTTTATACTGCGCATGAGGAGCATTTCGGGCTGCAAGACAAGCCATGCACACATTTCCATATGCATCTTTCACTGTTTGGCGTTTACGGAATCTCATTTGTCAATGTCATTGTCATGTtcacatttttttttttttttgcatcgAGCCCGGGCTTTATTGTGATTTACCAAAAAATGCCCAAAACTCACGGTCATGAGGATAGAGACCGCTTGGGAAACGTGATAGATCTGAAGCGAAAGACTAGACGCTCTTTAGAGTAGTCGAATATTGAAACTTTATTAACTGTACTGATCAATGCATGTGCTACTATGAATTGTCTGAGTTCTGCTTCAATGGTGTGTTTGTACTACTTGACGTGTTTGTATCTTGCGACAGGGGCATTACAAAGTCAGCGtgcctacctaggcagtTGAACGATTGACTTGACGGATCATGAGTAGATCTTGATTGTCCTTCCGTTCAACGCACATGTGTATGTGTGTCTGACGCATGCAAGATTGAAATACAACCTGACTTATTATAAGACACTGCATGCGTGTCATGCATGCCATATCAGCAGTACGCCACGGGAACCAAGTCACACAAGCATGCTACGGTGGATGTGCTTTTTTCACCTGGGCTCAAAACAGAGCTCACAAGACGGGATATCACAACCATTGGATTGAACGCAAGTATCAAAGTGACCCGAACCTCGTGCCATTGCCCAATTTCCAATGCGCACTCTCTGAATATCAGCACATCTCCTGTATGCTTCCTACGCCCGCCGAGGCTTAACCTCTCGCTGTACGAAATCATCCCACCATGATACAAGACGCTCATTGGAGAAAAGACAAAGTGCCCCGAAACCGCTTTCGCCGGGGGCAATCATTCCCTCTGTTCCCAAGATGAACACGCTTCATAGATGCCCCCCAGCTCTGGTATACATGCCATGGTGAGTTCCTGTTCACACATAAAATCTAGTACTTGTTGATTCGCAGCAGCCACTTCAATCCTATCCCAAAATAACAATATATGCTGCCCATGCTCATGCCCACCCATTCATCCTTCCTCCCGTGTCAATGTTCGCCAACCGAGGCAGAAATAGGAAATGACCGCGCTCCCAGCGGGGGAGTTCTGAAGGTAGTCGTCGTAAAGTGGTAGTCGTAATAGTAGAAACCGGGAGTAAAAATGGCATCCAAAACGCTGATAACTAGTTCTTCTGTCACCAGAGAGAACGCATAAGAGCCCAAAAGCAGGTCAGGTGAGATTagaggacaaaaaaaaaatgtcaaggccatcaaaTGCGCGCAGGTCTATGAAGAGGGGGAGAGGCGAGAAAGAGAAGGCGCGTGCAGGGCTCTCTATTCGTATCGAAAAGAGTTGATACACTGTTGTAAAGTTGTATTCTCGGGGGGTAATACCATTCGGGCGGTGGCCATTCAAGACATCGCCTTAAACGCGTGGTTCGCTAGTCGTGTGTTATGGGAAACTTTTCCTCCTATACATAAGTAAGACGCCATCGGGGTTTGCGCCGTACATTGCAAAACTACCCAATCCTCTCTTACCAGGTCGGTATTCGTCACCAGACGTTGGTTTTCTGGCCGGCCGACGATAGTTCATTCATCATTCCACCATCATATGTATCCTGGGTATTCTCGGCAATTGTGAAAACCAAATAACGTCGTCTTCCGCGTTTTGACCTGGGATGGAATCAAACCGCTGTTTCGTTTATGTGAAGAACAtcaaaacaagaaaaaaagcaatgCTCGCTATGTGATATCGAAAAGCCATGCATCCTACTCAGACGCATAACCGATTTATTGCTTTCGCGCCTTCTCCTGAGCTCTTTGTTCTCTGGCGGCTCGGACGAGAGGAGCTAGTTGAGCTAGATCCACGCACTGCTTCATGAATTCATGCTAGAGAAGAAAGTCAGTTTGTTGTTTGCAAGCCCGCTGTTACTAGCCATTAACCAAAGGAAACCACTTACCCTTAATAGATCGTGGGCGCTCGCTCTCTTCTCAGGGTCTACCTTGAGAGCAAAGCAGAGGAAGTCCCTGAACACGTGTGAGAGCTCGGCTTCATTCTTGATCTGGGGCGTGCCATTGGTAGCAATCAGCCATAGGGCTCGAAGTGGCGATTCGGTAAGATATGGAGGCTCTCCTTCGATCATTTCAATGGCCATGATCCCGAGCGACCAAATGTCTACTTTGCGACCGTACTCTTTTCTAGTAACAACTTCCGGAGCCATCCAGTATGGTGTGCCAACCATTGTCGTTCGTTTGTTCTGCGCCTCATTGATTGTGGCACAAAAACCAAAATCAGCTATCAAGATGGGTCAGATAACATAGTCCAGTTTCACCCGGCGCCAAGGGTCAAAGCGCTTGTCACTTACTGAGCTTGATGCTGCCTTCGTTAGATAGCAGAATGTTGTCCGACTTGATATCACGATGAATGACGCCCTTGGAATGCAAATGTTGAAGGCCTTTTAGCGTCTCCCGGCATACAGATGCAATTTGTCCTTCAGTCATGATATTGAAGGTGACAACATCTGTCAGGCTGCCTCCTTCCATAAACTCCATGACGACCCATAGTTCACCTGCACAGAGGTAACTATCAATAAAGTTGACAATATTGGGATGTGAGCTGTCCTTCATGACCAGAATTTCGTTAATAATCAGGTCTTTCTTCGGTTGCTGCTCCAGATTCATCTGCTTGATAGCGACAAGTCGATTGGTGCCCCTCTCGAAGCCAGTAAAGACACCGCCAGACGCACCCTGGCCAATCTTTTGGAACCCACGGAAGACTTCCCGTGGATCCCCCTCGCTGCAGATTCGTTTGAGCGATGTAACCACGTCAATGCCGTTACTTTGGCGGGCTCTCTGTCTCGGTCTCGCGCCGGGCACCGCACCCGGGCCTGCCTGCTGGCGTGAAGCATTTGAGTGTCCATTAGCATCAACAGCTCGCGCGTAGGCGGCCGTCTGATGGGGAGCAGGTACTGACGCCTGGGGCTGCGGATGTCTCTTGCTAGGAGCCCGACCAACATGCCCAGACATTGCCGCTTGCGCTTGTGCCAAGGCCTGCtcatgttgttgttgtacaaattgctgctgctgatacGCAGCAACTTGAGCAGATGATGGAGTCAGCGGGCTGTATGGCGATTGACCATTGGCACGGGAGTTGGATCTCGACCTATGCTCCTCGGGCAGCATGGGGGAGCTGTCCTTTGACTGTGGCGAGTAATCGTCGGGTTGCTGGGACAGACCAATACCAGAGTCCTTGGTGGGATACGCACTTGACGGTCCCGACCGGTTACTGATGCTGACGGGCGGCTTGGGAGCGGGCCGACTTGGCATCATGTCTCTCCCGTGACTTCTCGACGGTGGCACAGGCGGAGGAGCTCGAGGATTCTCAAAACTTCCTGTTTGTGGGATGCGAGTTAGTTTATGCCAAATAGCAACCCAATTGCGCAGAGAGGCCGCTTACCCATATAATTAGTTGGATACATGTTTGGAGAGGTAGGTGTGTTGTATGAACGGTTGTCTGCCGGTCCAGCATGGTGAAACTTCTCCAAAATCTGATCCTCGGGCGGGCGCTCGGTCGTCTCCTTGTAAAATTGTAAAATATCCACCATGGTCTGGGGGTTCTCCCGTCTCTCCTTCTCGGGAATACCACTTTCGTTTATCAAGCGTTGCCATTCCTTTGGCAGACCCTGGTTGGTGAGTTAGCATGGATGCACACTTGCCCGACGAAGCGTTGAGAAACAAGGGGGGGGCGAGGGCAGTCTAACAGTGAATTGTCCAGTGGCACTGTCGTATCCCACATGAGTAACATGAACTGGATTCTCCGGGGCTGAAATGGTGGGCTTCTTCTGTGACCCGACCAGACTGGTGACGAAGCCCGAGAAGCCCGACTTCTTGCGAATCATGGGCGGCTTTGAGTCCTTTCCCTCATCGGAATACCGCTtcggcgccgctgccgcgCCGTCGGGTGCTTTGCCGCCCTGGATTTTCTCCGTGATCGCGGGCTCCATGTTGCTGAAGCTCTGTGAGGCTCGGAGCGCGGGGTTCACGTTCCGCGTGCCAGCAATGGGCTTCGCGAGTGCGGGGGATGCTGGTGGGCGCTGGACAGACTCTCGCGGAGCCGTGTACTTTACCGACTCGATGCGGCTCAGGATGGCAGCGCCGTCAAAAGGCGCGCCAAGGAGGTCGTCGGAGGGTTCTTTGCTGTGCCGGCGAGCGAGCGAGTCGGACAGGCGATTTGGACGATGCGCGAGGGCTGGGTAGGGAGAGGCGGCAGGATTGCTGGGGCTGCTGAGACTGCTGGTGATGAGGCCGGGGCCGCTGGGCGGGTTGGAAGTGGCAAGAAAGTCCCCTTGGGCGATGGAAGGGGAGGCATTCGACGGCCACTGCGAGGCGGTCGGATGTCttggcgacgagctgctcgaggtgTTTGCAATGGAGGATCGGACGGCAGGGGCGCTGGGTGCTCGTCGAAGGCTCTGGGAGCTGCGTCTGCTGCCGAGCGAGTGGGAGTCGTCGAggcccgaggaggagcgagTGTATGTGTGTGAGGGGGGTTTCTTGACCAGCTTGCGACGTTGAGAATGGCCGTTGAAGGACGATGCCGGGCCGTCCATGATCCTGTCCGCCCTTACCTAAAAGGTCTCAGAGCAGGCAGCTGGCAGATGTAGGCAAGCACTTTGCAGAGGACCGAGCTGGGGCAGACGGGCGTGTGCGAGTAAGTagacaaaaggaaaaagcGGTCCTGGCGGGCGGGCTGACGGCGAGGGCCAATTCGAGGTCTGTAAAATGGCGAGTGTGTGGGCTTGGGGCCTCGAGGCGAGCGGGTGGGCGCGCGGACGGCTGGCGTCGTTGgtggagggagggaggaTATTAAGTTCGAGCGGTTAATTAGCGAAGGAGCAGAGTTGCATCCAACAGCCGAGAGGTCGGGGGGGAAGAGGAGAACGGGGTGAACGGTTGATGCTCAGGTGGAGGGCAGCCTGTCGTGAAACTCTGTGACACGATGACTGGTGGCACTTGTAGTAGGCAATTTACCaacggccaaggtcaaggtccTCGTAAAGCTCGAAACAAGTCACGTCAA from Metarhizium brunneum chromosome 2, complete sequence includes these protein-coding regions:
- the MTDH gene encoding NADP-dependent mannitol dehydrogenase, with product MSFAARNALRLSRAASPRIAVPRPTARLFSASRINAVSDTPQKKSVVREKEVPVTVYGAGQGQGDKHTVHVPEDAAQVPYDSPVPPVEYDLVQPLGKKVYEAMPHTMRNMSVYGKVIIITGGARGLGNHMARACAEAGAKAIVIFDANQDLGDEAAAELHDKSGLPVSFFKVDVRDGAAINAAVESVVELYGAPDVLVNSAGIADSNIKAETYDPAMFRRLIDINLTGSFLMSQAVGRAMMAAGKPGSIVLVASMSGSIVNYPQEQSCYNASKAGVIQFAKSIAAEWAKYKIRVNCISPGYMDTALNRVPALEAQKKIWKSLTPQDRLGGVDELNGLCVFLASDASSFMTGSNVIIDGGYSCY
- the MST20 gene encoding Serine/threonine-protein kinase MST20: MDGPASSFNGHSQRRKLVKKPPSHTYTRSSSGLDDSHSLGSRRSSQSLRRAPSAPAVRSSIANTSSSSSPRHPTASQWPSNASPSIAQGDFLATSNPPSGPGLITSSLSSPSNPAASPYPALAHRPNRLSDSLARRHSKEPSDDLLGAPFDGAAILSRIESVKYTAPRESVQRPPASPALAKPIAGTRNVNPALRASQSFSNMEPAITEKIQGGKAPDGAAAAPKRYSDEGKDSKPPMIRKKSGFSGFVTSLVGSQKKPTISAPENPVHVTHVGYDSATGQFTGLPKEWQRLINESGIPEKERRENPQTMVDILQFYKETTERPPEDQILEKFHHAGPADNRSYNTPTSPNMYPTNYMGSFENPRAPPPVPPSRSHGRDMMPSRPAPKPPVSISNRSGPSSAYPTKDSGIGLSQQPDDYSPQSKDSSPMLPEEHRSRSNSRANGQSPYSPLTPSSAQVAAYQQQQFVQQQHEQALAQAQAAMSGHVGRAPSKRHPQPQASVPAPHQTAAYARAVDANGHSNASRQQAGPGAVPGARPRQRARQSNGIDVVTSLKRICSEGDPREVFRGFQKIGQGASGGVFTGFERGTNRLVAIKQMNLEQQPKKDLIINEILVMKDSSHPNIVNFIDSYLCAGELWVVMEFMEGGSLTDVVTFNIMTEGQIASVCRETLKGLQHLHSKGVIHRDIKSDNILLSNEGSIKLTDFGFCATINEAQNKRTTMVGTPYWMAPEVVTRKEYGRKVDIWSLGIMAIEMIEGEPPYLTESPLRALWLIATNGTPQIKNEAELSHVFRDFLCFALKVDPEKRASAHDLLRHEFMKQCVDLAQLAPLVRAAREQRAQEKARKQ